From the genome of Ralstonia pickettii, one region includes:
- a CDS encoding guanylate kinase, translated as MRNKTIVTLTGPSCGGKSTLEGLLKAEGFVNIVSTTTRPMREGEVDGKHYHFVDESQFRRMREQGAFIECVEFGGNFYGASVKAVERATADGSPVVLVCEPEGMKQISAYADLHRWQHLAVYVDNPAGVIAERFLKRAGIDIAEKMIAGDPKEAARVTKTYARRLEEMMTTEQTWAKAIFTKDIDLLLPTFDADNQDAAVRTILERLASQLKAAA; from the coding sequence ATGCGGAATAAGACCATCGTCACGCTGACCGGCCCAAGCTGCGGCGGCAAGTCGACCCTCGAGGGCCTGCTCAAGGCTGAGGGGTTCGTCAACATCGTCTCCACCACGACCCGCCCGATGCGTGAGGGCGAGGTGGACGGCAAGCACTACCACTTCGTCGACGAGAGCCAGTTCCGGCGGATGCGGGAGCAGGGCGCCTTCATCGAATGCGTCGAGTTTGGCGGCAACTTCTATGGAGCATCGGTGAAGGCCGTCGAGCGCGCCACCGCTGACGGCAGTCCCGTCGTCCTGGTGTGCGAGCCCGAAGGCATGAAGCAGATCAGCGCCTACGCGGACCTGCACCGCTGGCAGCATCTGGCCGTCTACGTCGACAATCCCGCCGGCGTCATTGCTGAACGCTTCCTCAAGCGCGCGGGCATCGACATTGCCGAGAAGATGATCGCCGGCGACCCGAAGGAGGCTGCCCGTGTGACCAAGACCTACGCGCGGCGCCTCGAGGAGATGATGACGACCGAGCAGACGTGGGCAAAGGCCATCTTCACGAAGGACATTGACCTGCTGCTGCCGACCTTCGACGCTGACAACCAGGACGCGGCCGTGCGCACGATCCTTGAGCGCCTGGCTTCGCAACTGAAGGCGGCCGCATGA